A segment of the Bacillus sp. es.034 genome:
TGTTCTTCTTGAAGCAGCATATTTCACCGGTGCCATTGTCAGAGGTGCATCGAAAGACCACGGACTTAGAAGCGAAGCCAGCACCCGTTATGAAAAAGGCGTGGATCCGAATCGTGTCCTGAAAGCCGGGGAAAGAGCGGCTGAACTGATGGCTGAATATGCCGGAGGGGAAGTTCTCGAGGGCACTGTTTTATTCAATGAATTGGACGTAGAGCCAGTAAAAGTGGAAATTACGCTAGAAAAAATCAATTCTTCACTTGGAACAGACATTTCCGTTGAAACAGTGGAAGATATCTTCCGCCGACTTCAATTTGATGCAGAAGTAAATGGCGAAACATTCGTCGTAACGGCTCCTACAAGAAGAGGGGATATCACCATCCCTGAAGATCTACTGGAAGAAGTGGCCCGCCTTTACGGGTATGACAATCTTCCAATGACACTTCCAGAAGGAGAGGCAACACCAGGTGGCCTTTCGAATCACCAGCTGAAGCGCCGTACGGTCCGCCGTTATCTGGAAGGAGCGGGACTCCTGCAGGCGATCACGTATTCATTGACAAACGACAAGAAAGCAAGCCTTTATGCACTGGACGCAAGGGAACCTGTCCGCTTATTGATGCCGATGAGTGAAGAACGCAGCAACCTTCGTTTAAGCATCATTCCACAGCTTCTTGAAGTGGTTTCATATAACAAAGCCCGTCAAAATGATTCTCTTGCCTTTTATGAAGTAGGATCCGTCTTCTTAACGGAAACAGGCGAAGAACTTCCACAGGAAGAAGAGCATATTGCAGGAGCGCTGACCGGCCTGTGGCACCAGCACCCTTGGCAAGGCGAGAAAAAGCCTGTCGACTTCTATGTGGCCAAAGGGATCCTTGAAGGTATGTTCGAAGAAATCGGTGTATCAGAAGCCATCTCATTCCGTCAGGCAACCGTAGATGGCATGCACCCTGGACGTACGGCTGAGATCCTGCTGGACAACGAAGTGATCGGTTTCGTCGGAGCGATCCATCCGGAAGCGGAAAAAGAATTGGACCTGAACGAAACGTATGTGTTCGAGCTGAAGGCATCACCTGTCTTCCATTATGAAAAGCCGGCATTAAGCTACACGCCGATCCCTCGCCATCCATCGATCACACGGGATATCGCCCTTGTAGTGAACACGGATGTGAAAGCCGGGGACCTGGCATCCATCATCAAAGAAGCAGGAGGAAAACTTCTGAAAGAAGTCTCCGTCTTTGATCTGTATGAAGGCGAGCATATGGAAGCAGGCAAGAAATCACTTGCGTTCTCCCTGAAATACTTCGATCCGGCCAAAACATTGACTGATGAAGAAGTGGTGAAAGTGCATGATGGGGTACTTGCAGCCGTGAAAGAAAAAGCAGGAGCCGAATTGAGAGGATAATTCGACTTGTGAAGAGAGGTGTCAGACATTGGTCTGACATCTTTTTTTGTGTGGTGGGCTCGTAAACAAAAAACCCCACCGGTACAACCAGTGGGGCCATCCTCATTTCCTCGCCAATCTCATCGCCTTTTCACTATTCGCAAAATGCCATTTCGTCATCGCTTTCAAGTCCTCAATGCCTTTTCGTTTGATGATCTTCGCCGCTGCCACATCCACGTGTTTTCCGGCGCCTTTCGGTATTTCCACGCCTGCTTTTGCACTCAGCTTGTCCATTTCTTTTAAGAATGCGTAGCGTGCGATGATTGATGCCGCTGCGACGGCGAGATGGATGCTTTCGCCTTTTGTGCTGAAGTATACCCGTTCCCGTTGGATTTTCGATTGGGCGGCGATGTGTTTGAAATATGTATTCTTTTCGACGAACTGATCGATCAAGATGCCTTCGGGTTGTTCCGGTGCCATCTTATCCAGCAGGTTCAGTATGGCTTTGTTATGAAGGAGTGCTTTCATCTTACCCTGGGTCATTCCTTTTGCCTGCATCTCATTGTATTTCGGGTTGTGGAGAATGAGCAGTGAATAGGGAATGGTGGAAATCAGATCCCGTGCAATACTGATGATTTGAGGGTCGGATAAGTTTTTGGAATCCTTGACCCCAAGCTCTTTCATAAGTGGGATCTGCTCTTTTTTTACGTAGGCGCTCACCACGGTGATCGGGCCGAAGAAGTCTCCTGTCCCCACTTCGTCAGAACCGATGACGGACCAATTCGCGAAATTTTCGGGGAGGTTGGCAGTCCCTTTGGAAGCGGATTTTACCTTGGCCGGGACGCTGCTTCCCCACCGGCTTGCCTCACCTTCCCCGTTTGCCCCTTGAAACATCACTTTGCCGGATTTGTAGGCGGTGATGGTACAGCCTGATGGTTTTGCGACAAAGATTGCCCCCGGCGGCAGTTTTTCGACTAATGCATGTTTGTAATGATTTTTCATTTTCTCGATGGTATCTTTCGTTGTTTGTATGACGGTATTGGCCAAGTTTCTCTCTCCTTATGACAAATTTCTTGAATTTAATAAAAAATGTGAGCGTATATGACAAATTCCTTCCATAATCAAAAGACTTCATGGTATGATTATGTGTAGGATTCTTATGAATGGGGGGCTTTCAGGTTGTCTGAAGAACAAAAAAATCGCACCACGGTGGACATATATGGTCAACAGTATACGATTGTTGGGACTGAATCAACAAGTCAAATCCGATACGTTTGTTCTAAAGTGGATGACAAAATGAGAGAAATCAACTCCATGAATCCATCTCTCGACACAAGCAGGCTTGCGGTCTTGACGGCTGTCAATGCCGTGAATGATTATCTCAAACTTCTGGAAAAGTTTGAAGAGCTTGAACGGGAAATTAAACGATTAAAGGATTGAATAAAGATGTTGGACTTAGCGTTGTTGGTCATCCTGGTGATAGGGTTTTTAATAGGTTTAAAACGTGGATTCATCCTGCAGGTCATCCACATTTTCGGATTTATCGTTTCTTTCATTGTAGCATACATATACTATGATCAGCTTGCACCTAAATTAACTTTATGGATTCCTTATCCTGTATTGGACGAGCAATCCACGTTGAATATGATTTTTGAATCGACCCATCTGGATCAGGCATATTACCGTGTAATCGCGTTTGCAATGATTTTCTTCGCAGTGCGCATCATTCTTCAAATCATTGGATCGATGCTTGACTTTGTCGCCCATCTTCCACTATTGAAGCAGCTGAATGTTCTTGGCGGCGGGATACTCGGTTTTGTTGAATCCTATTTAATGATATTCATTCTTTTATATATTGCGGTATTATTGCCGATCGAGTCGGTTCAGACATTCATCAATAACTCATTCATTGCTCAAGCGATGGTGAAACATACTCCTGTTTTCTCCGATATGGTGAAATCCTGGTGGATTGAATATGTAGCCTGAAAAAGGGCTGACTATAAGTATGCAACTTAAACTCGTTAGGGAAGCCATTAACGATTTGTTCATCTTATAAGTCAGTCTTTTTTCTTTTTCTGCCATTTTTGCTACTATATAATTGGAGACGTTCTGTATTTCTAAAGGAACGTGGATAATTCTATGATTGTAGGTGAATCCCTTGAATAAAAAAGATATTATAAAATTATTAGAAAACATTGCGATATATATGGAATTGAAAGGCGAGAATTCGTTTAAAACATCAGCCTACCGAAAAGCGGCATCGGCCCTTGAAAATGATGACCGGAGCCTCCAGGAAATCAGCGACTTCACGAAGCTCTCTGGGATCGGCAAAGGGACGGCCTCCGTTATTGAAGAGTACATAAATGAAGGAACATCTTCTGTTCTTGAAGGGCTGAAGGAAGAAGTGCCGAAGGGGTTAATCCCTCTTTTGCAATTGCCGGGTCTTGGAGGGAAGAAAATCGCGAAGCTGTACAGTGAGCTTGGGGTCGAAAGTATAGAGGACCTGGAAGAAGCGTGTAAAGAGAATAGAGTACAGGCACTTGCAGGCTTCGGAAAAAAGACCGAAGAAAAGATCCTTGCTTCCATTGAACAGGTTGGGAAAAGACCGGACCGGCTTCCTATTGGCTTTATGATGGGCATCGCGGAGGAAATAGAAGGCTATCTTTCTGAAATAGACAGTATCGGAACGTATTCGAGAGCGGGAAGCTTACGTAGGATGAGAGAAACCATTAAAGACCTGGATTTCATCATCTCCACAGAGCACCCGGAAAAGGTGAAGGAAGGGCTTCTGAAGTTGCCGAATATCGTTGAGACGATTGCAGCCGGGGACACGAAGGTATCATTGACCCTCCAGTACCATTGGGATGTGAGCATCGATTTTCGCATCGTGAAGCCTGAAGAATTTGCCACAACCCTGCATCATTTCACGGGATCGAAGGATCATAACGTCCGTATGCGCCAGCTTGCCAAAGAACGCGGAGAGAAGATCAGTGAATATGGCGTGGAGAACAGTGAAACGGGTGAAGTGAAGACCTTCGATTCCGAAGAAGCATTTTATCATCACTTCGACCTTCCGTGGATCCCGCCCGAGCTCAGGGAAGATGGAAAAGAAGTGGAGGAGTTCAAGGGGGATTATTCCCTCCTCACCTTGAAGGATATAAAGGGCGATCTTCACATGCACTCCACATGGTCCGACGGTGCCTATTCCATTGAAGAGATGGTGGAGGCTTGCCGTGCCAAGGGGTATCAATATATGGCGATCACAGACC
Coding sequences within it:
- the pheT gene encoding phenylalanine--tRNA ligase subunit beta, yielding MFVSYKWLENYVDLSGVTPEELAEKITRSGIEVEGVERIGEEIKNVVVGHVLQCEPHPAADKLNKCQVDTGEEEPVQIICGAPNVAKGQKVAVAKVGAVLPGNFKIKKAKLRGEASHGMICSLQELGVEGKLVPKEHADGIYVFSDDAEVGRNAVELLNLDDAILELGLTPNRSDCLSMLGVAYEVAAILDRDVKLPASEVSEGNGKASDYISVKVEAKEDNPLYGAKIIKNVKIGPSPLWMQNALISAGIRPHNNVVDITNYVLLEYGQPLHAFDYDRLCSKEILVRRANDGETFVTLDDAERTLSSSQLVITNGTEPVALAGVMGGANSEVQNDTTTVLLEAAYFTGAIVRGASKDHGLRSEASTRYEKGVDPNRVLKAGERAAELMAEYAGGEVLEGTVLFNELDVEPVKVEITLEKINSSLGTDISVETVEDIFRRLQFDAEVNGETFVVTAPTRRGDITIPEDLLEEVARLYGYDNLPMTLPEGEATPGGLSNHQLKRRTVRRYLEGAGLLQAITYSLTNDKKASLYALDAREPVRLLMPMSEERSNLRLSIIPQLLEVVSYNKARQNDSLAFYEVGSVFLTETGEELPQEEEHIAGALTGLWHQHPWQGEKKPVDFYVAKGILEGMFEEIGVSEAISFRQATVDGMHPGRTAEILLDNEVIGFVGAIHPEAEKELDLNETYVFELKASPVFHYEKPALSYTPIPRHPSITRDIALVVNTDVKAGDLASIIKEAGGKLLKEVSVFDLYEGEHMEAGKKSLAFSLKYFDPAKTLTDEEVVKVHDGVLAAVKEKAGAELRG
- the rnhC gene encoding ribonuclease HIII; translation: MANTVIQTTKDTIEKMKNHYKHALVEKLPPGAIFVAKPSGCTITAYKSGKVMFQGANGEGEASRWGSSVPAKVKSASKGTANLPENFANWSVIGSDEVGTGDFFGPITVVSAYVKKEQIPLMKELGVKDSKNLSDPQIISIARDLISTIPYSLLILHNPKYNEMQAKGMTQGKMKALLHNKAILNLLDKMAPEQPEGILIDQFVEKNTYFKHIAAQSKIQRERVYFSTKGESIHLAVAAASIIARYAFLKEMDKLSAKAGVEIPKGAGKHVDVAAAKIIKRKGIEDLKAMTKWHFANSEKAMRLARK
- the zapA gene encoding cell division protein ZapA is translated as MSEEQKNRTTVDIYGQQYTIVGTESTSQIRYVCSKVDDKMREINSMNPSLDTSRLAVLTAVNAVNDYLKLLEKFEELEREIKRLKD
- a CDS encoding CvpA family protein; translation: MLDLALLVILVIGFLIGLKRGFILQVIHIFGFIVSFIVAYIYYDQLAPKLTLWIPYPVLDEQSTLNMIFESTHLDQAYYRVIAFAMIFFAVRIILQIIGSMLDFVAHLPLLKQLNVLGGGILGFVESYLMIFILLYIAVLLPIESVQTFINNSFIAQAMVKHTPVFSDMVKSWWIEYVA
- the polX gene encoding DNA polymerase/3'-5' exonuclease PolX, whose product is MNKKDIIKLLENIAIYMELKGENSFKTSAYRKAASALENDDRSLQEISDFTKLSGIGKGTASVIEEYINEGTSSVLEGLKEEVPKGLIPLLQLPGLGGKKIAKLYSELGVESIEDLEEACKENRVQALAGFGKKTEEKILASIEQVGKRPDRLPIGFMMGIAEEIEGYLSEIDSIGTYSRAGSLRRMRETIKDLDFIISTEHPEKVKEGLLKLPNIVETIAAGDTKVSLTLQYHWDVSIDFRIVKPEEFATTLHHFTGSKDHNVRMRQLAKERGEKISEYGVENSETGEVKTFDSEEAFYHHFDLPWIPPELREDGKEVEEFKGDYSLLTLKDIKGDLHMHSTWSDGAYSIEEMVEACRAKGYQYMAITDHSQYLRVANGLTPERLVKQINEIKELNKKYDDIEILSGIEMDILPDGTLDYDDDLLKRVDLVIASIHSSFSQPREKIMERLKTALESAHVDIIAHPTGRIIGRREGYDVDMDLLIQLAKETGTALELNANPNRLDLSAENIRKAQEQGVKLVINTDAHSIDHLEFMEVGVGTARKGWIKKDTVINTWDKNKFIQYIKRN